One part of the Vibrio ponticus genome encodes these proteins:
- a CDS encoding monovalent cation:proton antiporter-2 (CPA2) family protein: MTGYFLQAFIYLVAAVIAVPIAKRLGLGSVLGYLIAGVVIGPIIGLVGEETTTIQHFAEFGVVMMLFLVGLELEPKMLWNMRNRLLGLGGLQVGLTAAAVMGIALVFKQPWTIALAIGLIFALSSTAIVLQTFNEKGLTRTEGGQNAFSVLLFQDIAVIPMLAFIPLLALPELVEKAQSAAATAAEHHEELSLVAGLPGWGYALVIVVSIVGLVVGGHYLSRPLFRFVASSGLREIFTATALMLVVGIAALMSLVGLSPALGTFLAGVVLANSEFRHELESNIDPFKGLLLGLFFITVGAGINFGILFDDFFLIIGLTLGVMLLKALILYVLAFCFRIRKSNRWLFTLSLAQAGEFGFVLLSFTMQNHVIPLEIAQTLSLVVALSMFLTPGLFIFFDKVILPRYQHASNEGEADQIDEKGTVIIAGIGRFGQIVNRLLVANGIKTVVLDHQADQVDMVRQINTKAYFGDATRPDLLHTAGIEEAAMVVVAMDNRDASLELVKYIKHTYPKVTILARAFDRGDSYLLRQAGADIIESETYHSAIELGAHALRELGQHPFHVEQQKASYKRVEEKKSDMLYQAWLDDASGERFDNNYRQLFIHLEEQIKLALATDRADKHNNDERGWTPPPKGYAEDFKENL; encoded by the coding sequence ATGACAGGTTATTTTCTGCAAGCTTTTATCTACCTAGTGGCAGCTGTGATTGCAGTGCCAATCGCCAAACGTCTTGGTTTAGGCTCCGTGCTGGGTTACCTAATTGCAGGTGTTGTGATTGGTCCAATTATCGGTTTAGTCGGTGAAGAAACCACCACTATTCAACACTTCGCTGAATTTGGCGTGGTGATGATGCTGTTCTTGGTTGGCTTAGAGCTTGAACCTAAAATGCTGTGGAACATGCGCAATCGCCTGTTGGGTTTAGGTGGTCTGCAAGTTGGCTTAACAGCCGCTGCCGTAATGGGTATCGCGCTGGTATTTAAACAGCCTTGGACTATCGCGCTGGCTATCGGTTTGATCTTCGCTCTATCATCAACTGCAATTGTCTTACAGACCTTTAACGAAAAGGGCTTAACCCGCACCGAAGGCGGACAAAATGCCTTCTCGGTACTGCTATTCCAAGACATTGCTGTGATCCCAATGCTGGCGTTTATTCCCCTGCTGGCACTGCCAGAATTAGTCGAGAAAGCACAAAGCGCCGCCGCAACTGCCGCAGAGCATCATGAGGAATTGAGCTTAGTTGCGGGACTGCCGGGTTGGGGCTATGCCCTGGTGATTGTTGTTTCGATTGTGGGGCTAGTCGTTGGTGGGCATTACTTAAGCCGTCCACTATTTCGCTTTGTTGCCAGCTCAGGTTTGCGTGAAATCTTTACCGCTACCGCACTAATGCTAGTTGTGGGCATTGCTGCACTAATGAGCCTAGTGGGTCTTTCACCTGCGTTAGGCACATTCCTCGCTGGTGTCGTTTTGGCAAACAGTGAGTTCCGCCACGAACTCGAGTCCAATATCGACCCATTCAAAGGGTTATTGCTTGGCTTGTTCTTCATCACCGTCGGTGCGGGAATTAACTTCGGAATTCTATTTGATGATTTCTTCTTGATCATCGGTTTAACGCTAGGCGTGATGTTACTTAAAGCACTGATACTTTATGTGCTCGCTTTCTGCTTTAGAATTCGCAAAAGTAACCGTTGGCTGTTTACTCTTAGCTTGGCACAAGCAGGGGAGTTCGGTTTCGTACTACTTAGCTTTACCATGCAAAACCATGTTATCCCGCTTGAAATTGCGCAAACCCTTTCCTTGGTTGTGGCGTTATCAATGTTCCTAACCCCGGGGTTATTTATCTTCTTCGATAAAGTGATCTTACCGCGTTATCAACATGCTTCTAATGAAGGTGAAGCGGATCAAATCGATGAGAAAGGCACTGTCATCATTGCGGGTATTGGACGCTTTGGGCAAATCGTTAACCGCCTTTTAGTCGCTAATGGCATCAAAACGGTTGTACTTGATCACCAAGCCGATCAAGTGGACATGGTGCGTCAAATCAATACTAAAGCCTATTTCGGCGATGCCACTCGTCCCGATTTACTCCATACCGCTGGTATCGAAGAAGCCGCAATGGTGGTCGTTGCCATGGATAACCGCGACGCATCATTGGAGCTGGTTAAGTACATTAAGCATACTTATCCAAAAGTGACCATTCTTGCACGTGCGTTTGACCGTGGTGACAGTTATCTGCTTCGCCAAGCGGGCGCGGATATTATTGAGTCTGAAACCTATCACTCTGCGATTGAACTTGGCGCGCATGCGTTGCGTGAATTGGGACAACACCCTTTCCATGTTGAGCAGCAAAAAGCGAGTTACAAACGAGTGGAAGAGAAAAAGTCAGATATGCTTTATCAAGCTTGGCTTGATGATGCTTCTGGTGAACGTTTCGACAACAATTATCGTCAACTGTTTATTCACCTTGAAGAGCAGATCAAACTGGCTCTTGCAACTGATAGAGCGGATAAACACAACAATGATGAGCGTGGTTGGACTCCGCCACCAAAAGGGTATGCAGAGGATTTTAAAGAAAATCTTTAA
- a CDS encoding DMT family transporter, with protein MTQQQQSLLIPRITSQHQIGLLCAFIGCLLFSLKPILVKLAYQAGGDAASIMALRALSSLPLYLFTLIYLCRNAANRSKIRQSGFAAAGIGILGYYVASYLDISALAFISAQLERLLIFLFPSFVVLISWVVYKQVPTKAAVGATVIGYAGTALILAHDFQTLGSSVTLGAVLAIASAFVFAIYLVASKPLIGHLGSSLFTSIGMGSAGVAILIHLYISGAQVADWSLELITIGVVLGIVCTVLPSYFVAAGMARLSPTQLSLTNNAGPAITAIFAVLILGELFTIWHAIGLVLVIFSVVLINRSKN; from the coding sequence ATGACCCAACAACAGCAAAGTTTATTGATCCCCAGAATCACTTCACAGCATCAAATTGGCTTATTGTGCGCCTTTATTGGCTGTCTGTTGTTTTCGCTCAAACCTATCTTGGTCAAGCTCGCCTATCAAGCCGGAGGAGACGCTGCCTCTATCATGGCATTACGCGCATTGAGCTCTCTGCCACTCTATTTATTCACTTTAATTTACCTATGCCGTAACGCCGCGAATCGCAGCAAGATTCGCCAGTCTGGTTTTGCCGCGGCAGGTATCGGTATTCTTGGCTATTACGTCGCCAGTTATCTTGATATCTCTGCTCTGGCATTTATCTCCGCTCAATTGGAACGCTTGCTAATCTTCTTGTTCCCCTCTTTTGTGGTTTTGATTAGCTGGGTGGTTTACAAACAAGTCCCGACTAAAGCCGCGGTTGGTGCAACGGTCATCGGTTATGCGGGTACTGCCCTTATTCTTGCCCACGATTTCCAAACGTTGGGAAGCTCAGTAACGTTAGGTGCAGTCCTTGCCATTGCCTCAGCGTTTGTATTTGCGATTTACTTAGTCGCAAGCAAGCCCTTAATCGGTCATTTGGGGAGCTCTTTGTTTACCAGTATTGGTATGGGAAGTGCGGGTGTGGCGATTTTGATCCACCTCTATATCAGCGGCGCACAAGTTGCAGACTGGTCGTTAGAGTTAATTACCATCGGCGTCGTACTCGGCATTGTCTGTACTGTGCTGCCGTCCTATTTTGTCGCGGCAGGAATGGCGAGGCTCTCTCCGACTCAATTGAGTTTGACCAATAATGCCGGACCAGCAATTACTGCGATATTTGCCGTACTGATACTGGGGGAATTGTTCACAATTTGGCACGCAATCGGTCTTGTTTTGGTCATATTCTCAGTAGTTCTAATAAATCGTTCAAAAAATTAG
- a CDS encoding MATE family efflux transporter, producing the protein MTTSQTTSLARQLFNMTWPMLFGVLSLMSFQLVDSAFIGQLGILPLAAQGFTLPIQMIIIGIQVGLGIATTAVIAKAIGANKTRYAQQLGGLVIVMGSVGVALFGVLIYLLREPLLSLLSAPDTVFPIIDSYWIYWLISSWTGALLYFFYSVCRANGNTMLPGTLMMVTSLINLALDPLFIFTFDLGINGAAIATIVAFGIGILVVAPKVTRKQWICFDWHDLDLPASLKSIGNIMGPAMISQLLPPLSSMLATKLLAGYGTAAVAAWALGSRYEFFAIVSVLALTMSMPPMVGRLLGANKINEIRQLVIIACKYVLASQLVIALITFLSSGFLARLMTSDIKVEQILDWHLMIVPFSLGPLGICMLMVSINNALGKSYTALTISALRLFAFFLPCLWVGSTLAGIEGIFWGALIGNIAAGTCAWFMYQNAVSQVEQRVELK; encoded by the coding sequence ATGACGACTTCCCAAACAACATCACTTGCACGTCAACTATTTAATATGACGTGGCCAATGCTATTTGGCGTACTTTCTCTGATGAGCTTCCAGCTTGTTGATAGTGCGTTTATCGGTCAACTTGGTATTTTACCTTTGGCGGCTCAAGGTTTTACTTTACCGATCCAAATGATCATCATCGGCATTCAAGTCGGGCTAGGTATTGCCACTACCGCAGTGATTGCGAAAGCGATTGGCGCAAATAAAACGCGCTATGCGCAGCAACTTGGCGGCTTGGTTATTGTCATGGGTTCCGTCGGCGTAGCGCTATTTGGCGTGCTGATCTATCTATTGCGCGAACCATTGTTATCGTTACTCAGCGCTCCTGACACTGTGTTCCCTATCATCGACAGTTATTGGATTTACTGGCTCATTAGCTCTTGGACTGGTGCCCTACTCTACTTTTTCTACAGCGTTTGTCGAGCTAACGGTAACACCATGCTACCAGGTACGTTGATGATGGTAACCAGCCTAATCAACCTTGCGCTCGATCCGCTATTCATCTTTACCTTTGATCTTGGTATCAATGGGGCAGCCATTGCAACCATCGTCGCCTTTGGCATCGGCATTCTTGTCGTTGCGCCAAAAGTCACCCGCAAGCAATGGATCTGTTTCGACTGGCATGATCTTGATTTACCCGCCAGTCTAAAATCGATTGGTAATATCATGGGTCCGGCAATGATAAGCCAATTGTTACCGCCGCTCTCTTCAATGCTGGCAACCAAACTACTGGCTGGTTATGGCACCGCAGCTGTCGCTGCGTGGGCACTAGGCTCGCGCTACGAGTTCTTTGCCATCGTATCTGTACTCGCCCTGACTATGTCGATGCCACCGATGGTTGGGCGTCTTTTAGGTGCAAATAAAATCAACGAAATCCGCCAACTGGTGATCATCGCGTGTAAATATGTGCTGGCATCCCAACTTGTCATCGCATTAATCACATTTTTGAGCAGTGGCTTCCTTGCCCGCTTGATGACCAGTGATATTAAAGTTGAACAAATTTTAGACTGGCACTTAATGATCGTTCCTTTCAGCTTGGGACCGCTTGGTATTTGCATGCTGATGGTTTCGATCAACAACGCGCTGGGCAAATCTTATACCGCGCTCACCATTTCGGCACTGCGCCTGTTTGCTTTCTTCCTCCCTTGCTTATGGGTGGGGTCAACCCTTGCTGGCATCGAGGGCATCTTCTGGGGAGCACTTATTGGTAATATTGCCGCTGGCACTTGCGCTTGGTTTATGTACCAAAATGCCGTCTCCCAAGTTGAGCAACGAGTTGAATTAAAATAA